A window of Xylophilus sp. GW821-FHT01B05 contains these coding sequences:
- the secA gene encoding preprotein translocase subunit SecA produces MATNFLTKLFGSRNDRLLKQYRVVVARINALEPELEKLDDAQLRAKTDEFRQRVAGGEALDKLLPEAFAVVREGSKRVMKMRHFDVQLLGGMALHNGKVAEMRTGEGKTLTATLPVYLNALTGKGVHVVTVNDYLAQRDAEWMARLYNFLGLTVGINLPNLPREDKQAAYGSDITYGTNNEYGFDYLRDNMVYEVGDRVQRGLNYAIVDEVDSILIDEARTPLIISGQAEDHTATYIAMNSVVPLLVRQEGEADPRTGEGVTKPGDFTIDEKSRQVFLTEQGHESAERILASQGLLPEGASLYDPSNISLMHHLYAALRAAHLYHRDQHYVVQNGEIVIVDEFTGRLMAGRRWSEGLHQAVEAKEGVDIQAENQTLASITFQNYFRLYGKLSGMTGTADTEAYEFQEIYGLETIVVPPNRISKRTDQLDRVYKTTKEKYEAAIQDIRECYERGQPVLVGTTSIENSEIIAQLLEREKLPHQVLNAKQHAREADIVAQAGRPKMITIATNMAGRGTDIVLGGSLEKMLHAIEADESLDEAAKQQRVAEARAQWEKDHAFVTAQGGLRIIATERHESRRIDNQLRGRSGRQGDPGSSRFFLSLDDSLMRIFAGDRVKAIMDRLKMPEGEAIEAGIVTRSIESAQRKVEARNFDVRKQLLEYDDVSNDQRKVIYQQRNEILDAQDLSPQINGLRQSTFTDLVRQYVPAESVEEQWDLPALEKTLDEDWRLSLPLTAEVEASSAITDEDILEKVLAAANSSFEAKVAIVGGEQFTQFERVVLLQSIDSHWREHLAALDYLRQGIHLRGYAQKQPKQEYKREAFELFSQLLDAVKAEVTKSLMTVQIQSREQVGEAAEAMESRAEAISNVSYQAPTETGEVEVVPASNGRLPLAAAAALATGEVPRVGRNDPCPCGSGKKFKSCHGQLS; encoded by the coding sequence ATGGCCACCAACTTTCTCACCAAACTCTTCGGCAGCCGTAACGATCGTCTGCTCAAGCAGTACCGGGTCGTCGTGGCCCGCATCAATGCGTTGGAGCCCGAGCTGGAGAAGCTCGACGATGCCCAGCTCCGTGCGAAGACCGACGAGTTCCGGCAACGGGTGGCAGGCGGCGAAGCGCTCGACAAACTGCTGCCGGAAGCCTTTGCCGTGGTGCGCGAAGGCTCCAAGCGGGTGATGAAGATGCGGCATTTCGACGTGCAGCTGCTGGGCGGCATGGCGCTGCACAACGGCAAGGTCGCGGAAATGCGCACCGGCGAAGGCAAGACGCTGACCGCCACGCTGCCGGTCTACCTCAATGCGCTGACCGGCAAGGGCGTGCATGTGGTGACGGTCAACGACTACCTCGCGCAGCGCGACGCCGAGTGGATGGCGCGGCTCTACAACTTCCTGGGCCTGACGGTGGGCATCAACCTGCCCAACCTGCCGCGCGAAGACAAGCAGGCCGCCTACGGTTCCGACATCACCTACGGCACCAACAACGAATACGGCTTCGACTACCTGCGCGACAACATGGTCTACGAGGTGGGCGACCGCGTGCAGCGCGGGCTCAACTACGCCATCGTCGACGAGGTGGACTCGATCCTGATCGACGAAGCCCGTACGCCGCTGATCATCAGCGGCCAGGCCGAGGACCACACCGCCACCTACATCGCCATGAACAGCGTGGTGCCACTGCTGGTGCGCCAGGAGGGCGAGGCCGACCCGCGCACCGGCGAGGGCGTGACCAAGCCCGGCGACTTCACCATCGACGAGAAGAGCCGCCAGGTGTTCCTGACCGAGCAGGGTCACGAGAGCGCCGAGCGCATCCTGGCATCGCAAGGCCTGCTGCCCGAAGGCGCGTCGCTGTACGACCCGTCCAACATCTCGCTGATGCACCACCTGTACGCGGCGCTGCGCGCGGCGCATCTGTACCACCGCGACCAGCACTACGTGGTGCAGAACGGCGAGATCGTCATCGTCGACGAGTTCACCGGCCGCCTCATGGCAGGCCGTCGCTGGAGCGAAGGCCTGCACCAGGCCGTGGAAGCCAAGGAAGGCGTGGACATCCAGGCCGAGAACCAGACGCTGGCCTCCATCACCTTCCAGAACTACTTCCGCCTGTACGGCAAGCTGTCGGGCATGACCGGCACGGCCGATACCGAGGCCTACGAGTTCCAGGAAATCTACGGCCTGGAAACCATCGTCGTGCCGCCGAATCGGATCAGCAAGCGCACCGACCAGCTCGACCGCGTCTACAAGACCACCAAGGAAAAGTACGAGGCGGCGATTCAGGACATCCGCGAATGCTACGAGCGCGGCCAGCCGGTGCTGGTGGGCACCACGTCCATCGAGAACTCCGAAATCATCGCCCAACTGCTGGAGCGCGAGAAGCTGCCGCACCAGGTGCTCAATGCCAAGCAGCACGCACGCGAGGCCGACATCGTCGCCCAGGCCGGCCGGCCCAAGATGATCACCATTGCCACCAACATGGCGGGCCGCGGCACCGACATCGTGCTGGGCGGCAGCCTGGAGAAGATGCTGCACGCCATCGAGGCGGACGAGTCCCTGGACGAGGCCGCCAAGCAGCAGCGCGTCGCCGAGGCCCGTGCGCAGTGGGAGAAGGACCATGCCTTCGTCACCGCCCAGGGCGGCCTGCGCATCATCGCCACCGAGCGCCACGAGTCGCGCCGCATCGACAACCAGTTGCGCGGCCGCTCCGGCCGCCAGGGCGATCCGGGCTCCTCGCGCTTCTTCCTGAGCCTGGATGATTCGCTGATGCGCATCTTCGCGGGCGACCGGGTCAAGGCCATCATGGATCGCCTGAAGATGCCCGAGGGCGAAGCCATCGAGGCCGGCATCGTCACCCGCAGCATCGAGAGCGCGCAGCGCAAGGTCGAGGCGCGCAACTTCGACGTGCGCAAGCAGTTGCTGGAGTACGACGACGTCTCCAACGACCAGCGCAAGGTGATCTACCAGCAGCGCAATGAAATCCTCGACGCGCAAGATCTCTCGCCGCAGATCAATGGCCTGCGCCAGAGCACCTTCACCGACCTGGTGCGCCAGTACGTGCCGGCCGAGTCGGTGGAAGAGCAGTGGGACCTGCCGGCGCTGGAGAAGACGCTGGACGAGGACTGGCGTCTGTCCTTGCCGCTGACGGCCGAGGTCGAGGCCTCCAGCGCGATCACCGACGAAGACATTCTGGAAAAGGTGCTGGCAGCCGCCAACTCCAGCTTCGAAGCCAAGGTTGCCATCGTTGGCGGCGAGCAGTTCACGCAGTTCGAGCGTGTGGTGCTGCTGCAAAGCATCGACTCGCACTGGCGTGAGCACCTGGCCGCGCTCGACTACCTGCGCCAGGGCATTCACCTGCGCGGCTATGCGCAGAAGCAGCCCAAGCAGGAATACAAGCGCGAGGCCTTCGAGCTGTTCAGCCAGTTGCTGGATGCGGTCAAGGCCGAGGTCACCAAGTCGCTGATGACGGTGCAGATCCAGTCGCGCGAACAGGTCGGCGAGGCGGCCGAGGCCATGGAAAGCCGGGCCGAGGCGATCTCCAATGTGTCCTACCAAGCGCCGACCGAAACCGGTGAGGTCGAGGTCGTACCCGCCTCCAACGGCCGCTTGCCGCTGGCTGCTGCCGCTGCCCTGGCTACGGGCGAAGTCCCGCGCGTGGGCCGCAACGATCCTTGCCCTTGTGGCAGCGGAAAAAAATTCAAGAGCTGCCACGGCCAGTTGTCGTGA
- a CDS encoding DciA family protein, with the protein MHRRHQAIPLLQAAREAPTLARLTALARDSGERLRQIEALIPSGLRATVKPGPIDGDSWCLLVDSNAAAAKLRQLLPALMAHLRSKGWAVQTIRLKVQGRRS; encoded by the coding sequence ATGCACCGACGCCACCAAGCCATTCCACTGCTGCAAGCCGCCCGCGAGGCCCCTACCCTGGCGCGCCTGACCGCGCTGGCGCGCGACTCGGGCGAGCGCCTGCGCCAGATCGAGGCCCTGATCCCGTCGGGCCTGCGCGCAACGGTAAAGCCCGGCCCCATCGACGGCGACAGCTGGTGCCTGCTGGTGGACAGCAATGCGGCCGCCGCCAAGCTGCGGCAACTGCTGCCGGCCCTGATGGCGCATCTGCGCAGCAAGGGCTGGGCCGTGCAGACGATCCGGCTCAAGGTGCAGGGCCGGCGCAGCTGA
- a CDS encoding ClpXP protease specificity-enhancing factor has translation MNALESTSTRPYLIRALYEWCTDNGFTPYVAVRVDEAVQVPREYVKNGEIVLNISYDATSGLQLGNDFIEFKARFAGTSREIMVPVSRVMAVYARENGQGMAFPMTADPEPMEGVPLEPSTMAAADEAAPAAGGDQRVVQLVAVDESEPAPAEGDGPQDEPPRPPPTSGPRPSLKRVK, from the coding sequence ATGAACGCCCTGGAATCGACTTCGACCCGGCCCTACCTCATCCGCGCACTCTATGAGTGGTGCACAGACAACGGCTTTACGCCCTATGTCGCCGTGCGCGTGGACGAGGCGGTCCAGGTCCCGCGCGAGTACGTGAAGAACGGCGAGATCGTGCTCAACATCAGCTACGACGCCACCAGCGGACTGCAGCTGGGCAATGATTTCATCGAGTTCAAGGCCCGCTTTGCCGGCACCTCGCGCGAGATCATGGTGCCGGTGAGCCGCGTCATGGCGGTCTACGCGCGGGAAAACGGCCAGGGCATGGCATTCCCGATGACGGCCGATCCCGAGCCGATGGAGGGTGTGCCGCTGGAGCCGTCGACCATGGCCGCCGCCGATGAGGCCGCTCCGGCCGCCGGCGGTGACCAGCGTGTGGTGCAACTGGTGGCGGTGGATGAGTCGGAGCCGGCGCCCGCCGAAGGCGATGGCCCGCAGGACGAGCCGCCCCGCCCGCCGCCGACCAGCGGCCCGCGCCCTTCGCTCAAACGAGTGAAGTAG
- a CDS encoding glutathione S-transferase N-terminal domain-containing protein: protein MMVLYSGTTCPFSHRCRFVLFEKGMDFEIRDVDLYNKPEDISVMNPYGQVPILVERDLILYESNIINEYIDERFPHPQLMPGDPVDRARVRLFLLNFEKELFVHVNVLESRATKGNEKALEKARSHIRDRLTQLAPVFLKNKYMLGDNFSMLDVAIAPLLWRLDYYGIDLSKNAAPLLKYAERIFSRPAYIEALTPSEKVMRK from the coding sequence ATGATGGTGCTTTACTCGGGAACCACCTGCCCCTTCTCCCACCGCTGCCGCTTCGTGTTGTTCGAGAAAGGCATGGACTTTGAGATCCGCGATGTCGATCTCTACAACAAGCCCGAAGACATCAGCGTGATGAACCCCTACGGCCAGGTGCCCATCCTGGTCGAGCGCGACCTGATCCTGTACGAGTCGAACATCATCAACGAGTACATCGACGAGCGCTTCCCGCATCCGCAACTGATGCCCGGCGACCCGGTCGATCGCGCCCGCGTGCGCCTGTTCTTGCTCAACTTCGAGAAGGAACTGTTCGTGCACGTCAATGTGCTTGAGTCGCGTGCCACCAAGGGCAACGAAAAGGCGCTGGAAAAGGCCCGCTCGCACATCCGTGACCGCCTCACGCAGCTCGCCCCGGTGTTCCTCAAGAACAAGTACATGCTGGGCGACAACTTCTCCATGCTCGACGTCGCCATCGCGCCGCTGCTGTGGCGCCTGGATTACTACGGCATCGACCTCAGCAAGAACGCTGCACCGCTGCTGAAGTATGCCGAGCGCATCTTCTCGCGCCCGGCCTATATCGAGGCGCTGACGCCGTCCGAGAAGGTGATGCGCAAGTAA
- a CDS encoding cytochrome c1: protein MNITGYAKKILLALAVAGGLVAGAHAEGGGLAWDKAPNKTNDLQALQNGAKIFVNYCLSCHSAAFMRYNRLQDIGLTEKQIKDNLLFATDKVGETMKAAIDPKQAKEWFGDNPPDLTVIARSRAGHGGTGPDYLYTFLRTFYRDDTRPTGWNNLAFPNVGMPNPLWELQGERRPVYTEREEHGHATQVFTGWEQVKPGTLSPLQFEQSVGDLVSYLQWMGEPAQNTRMRVGVWVLLFLGVFTFIAWRLNAAYWKDVR from the coding sequence ATGAACATCACGGGATACGCAAAAAAAATCCTCCTGGCGCTTGCTGTGGCGGGCGGCTTGGTCGCTGGCGCGCATGCAGAAGGCGGCGGCCTTGCCTGGGACAAGGCGCCCAACAAGACCAATGACCTGCAGGCGCTGCAGAACGGCGCCAAGATCTTCGTCAACTACTGCCTGAGCTGCCACTCTGCGGCTTTCATGCGCTACAACCGCCTGCAGGACATCGGCCTGACCGAGAAACAGATCAAGGACAACCTGCTGTTTGCCACCGACAAGGTGGGCGAAACCATGAAGGCCGCGATCGATCCGAAACAGGCCAAGGAGTGGTTCGGCGACAATCCCCCCGATCTCACCGTGATTGCGCGCTCTCGCGCCGGCCACGGCGGTACCGGTCCTGACTATCTCTACACCTTCTTGCGCACCTTCTACCGCGACGACACGCGCCCCACCGGCTGGAACAACCTGGCATTCCCGAATGTCGGCATGCCCAACCCGCTGTGGGAGCTGCAGGGCGAGCGCCGTCCGGTTTACACCGAGCGCGAGGAACATGGCCACGCCACCCAGGTCTTCACGGGTTGGGAGCAGGTCAAGCCCGGTACGCTGTCGCCGCTGCAGTTCGAGCAGTCGGTTGGTGATCTGGTGAGCTATCTGCAGTGGATGGGAGAGCCGGCGCAGAACACCCGCATGCGGGTGGGCGTCTGGGTGCTGCTGTTCCTGGGGGTCTTCACTTTCATTGCGTGGCGCTTGAACGCCGCCTACTGGAAGGACGTCCGGTAG
- a CDS encoding cytochrome bc complex cytochrome b subunit, whose product MADFHEISPNAPVSAKLLNWVDNRFPASKLYKEHMSEYYAPKNFNFWYVFGSLALLVLVIQIVTGIFLVMHYKPDATLAFASVEYIMRDVPWGWLIRYMHSTGASAFFVVVYLHMFRGLLYGSYRKPRELVWIFGCAIFLCLMAEAFMGYLLPWGQMSYWGAQVIVNLFSAIPFVGPDLALLIRGDYVVSDATLNRFFSFHVIAVPLVLLGLVVAHIIALHEVGSNNPDGVEIKKYKDAKGIPLDGIPFHPYYTVHDIFGVSVFLMVFTAVIFFAPEFGGYFLEYNNFIPADSLKTPNHIAPVWYFTPFYSMLRAITGEMMYALIACVLGAAVFTAIKSKLALFFKGLIVLVALGAVAMMLNIDAKFWGVLVMGGAVIILFFLPWLDHSPVKSIRYRPSWHKYLYGIFVVNFVVLAYLGVQPPSPLGERVSQVGTLFYFGFFLLMPWWSRLGEPKPVPDRVTFAAH is encoded by the coding sequence ATGGCTGATTTCCACGAAATATCCCCGAATGCTCCTGTGAGCGCGAAGCTGCTGAACTGGGTCGACAACCGGTTCCCGGCCTCCAAGCTCTACAAGGAGCACATGAGCGAGTACTACGCGCCGAAGAACTTCAACTTCTGGTACGTGTTCGGCTCGCTCGCGCTGCTGGTGCTGGTCATCCAGATCGTCACCGGCATCTTCCTGGTGATGCACTACAAGCCCGACGCGACGCTGGCCTTCGCCTCGGTCGAGTACATCATGCGTGACGTGCCCTGGGGCTGGCTGATCCGCTACATGCACTCCACGGGGGCATCGGCCTTCTTCGTCGTTGTCTACCTGCACATGTTCCGCGGCCTGCTCTACGGTTCTTACCGCAAGCCGCGCGAGCTGGTCTGGATCTTCGGCTGCGCGATCTTCCTGTGCCTGATGGCCGAGGCCTTCATGGGCTACCTGCTGCCCTGGGGCCAGATGTCCTATTGGGGCGCCCAGGTGATCGTGAACCTGTTCTCGGCCATTCCCTTCGTCGGCCCGGATCTGGCGCTGCTGATCCGCGGCGACTATGTGGTGTCGGATGCCACGCTCAACCGCTTCTTCAGCTTCCACGTGATCGCGGTGCCGCTGGTGCTGCTGGGCCTGGTCGTGGCGCACATCATCGCACTGCACGAAGTGGGCTCCAACAACCCGGACGGCGTCGAGATCAAGAAGTACAAGGACGCCAAGGGCATTCCGCTGGACGGCATCCCTTTCCACCCTTACTACACGGTGCATGACATCTTCGGCGTGAGCGTGTTCCTGATGGTGTTCACCGCCGTCATCTTCTTCGCGCCCGAGTTCGGCGGCTACTTCCTGGAGTACAACAACTTCATCCCGGCCGACTCGCTGAAGACGCCCAATCACATCGCTCCGGTCTGGTACTTCACGCCCTTCTATTCGATGCTGCGCGCCATCACCGGCGAGATGATGTATGCGTTGATCGCCTGTGTGCTGGGTGCCGCTGTCTTCACCGCCATCAAGAGCAAGCTGGCGCTCTTCTTCAAGGGCCTGATCGTGCTGGTCGCGCTGGGCGCGGTCGCCATGATGCTGAATATCGACGCCAAGTTCTGGGGCGTGCTGGTCATGGGTGGCGCCGTCATCATCCTGTTCTTCCTGCCCTGGCTGGACCACAGCCCGGTCAAGTCGATCCGCTACCGTCCAAGCTGGCACAAGTACCTGTACGGCATCTTTGTTGTCAACTTCGTGGTGCTGGCCTACCTGGGCGTGCAACCGCCGTCGCCCCTGGGCGAGCGCGTCTCGCAAGTGGGTACGCTGTTCTACTTCGGCTTCTTCCTGCTGATGCCCTGGTGGAGCCGCTTGGGTGAGCCCAAGCCGGTGCCCGACCGTGTCACCTTCGCTGCGCACTGA
- the petA gene encoding ubiquinol-cytochrome c reductase iron-sulfur subunit → MSESLVDGPRRVDSGKRTWLIASTCVGAVGGVATAIPFVSTFQPSEKAKAAGAAVEVDIAGLKAGEKITVEWRGKPVWIVKRTAEELADLPKHDGELADPQSARHPEEFTPEYARNEHRSIKPEVLVVIGICTHLGCSPTDKFQAGPQPSLPADWPGGWLCPCHGSTFDLAGRVFKNKPAPDNLPVPPHMYLSDTRLLIGEDKKQA, encoded by the coding sequence ATGAGTGAATCTCTAGTCGACGGCCCGCGCCGGGTCGACAGCGGCAAGCGGACGTGGCTGATTGCATCGACCTGTGTCGGTGCTGTGGGTGGTGTGGCAACGGCCATACCCTTTGTCAGCACATTCCAGCCCTCCGAGAAGGCCAAGGCCGCCGGAGCTGCAGTGGAAGTCGACATTGCAGGCCTCAAGGCCGGCGAGAAGATCACCGTGGAATGGCGGGGCAAGCCGGTCTGGATCGTCAAGCGCACAGCCGAAGAGCTGGCCGACCTGCCCAAGCACGACGGTGAATTGGCGGATCCCCAGTCTGCACGGCATCCGGAAGAATTCACACCCGAGTACGCCCGCAACGAGCATCGCTCAATCAAGCCGGAAGTCTTGGTGGTCATTGGCATCTGCACCCACTTGGGTTGCTCTCCCACCGATAAGTTCCAGGCCGGTCCGCAGCCCTCGCTGCCGGCCGACTGGCCAGGCGGCTGGCTCTGTCCCTGCCACGGCTCGACCTTCGACCTGGCGGGCCGGGTGTTCAAGAACAAGCCCGCACCGGACAACCTTCCGGTGCCGCCGCACATGTACCTGTCCGACACTCGCCTGCTGATAGGCGAAGACAAGAAGCAGGCCTGA
- the mscL gene encoding large conductance mechanosensitive channel protein MscL, whose amino-acid sequence MGMMQEFKSFAMKGNVVDLAVGVIIGAAFGKIVDSLVSDVIMPVVGLVFGKLDFSSMFVVLGQIPEGVPRALADLKKAGVPVLAYGNFITVAVNFIILAFVIFIMIKQINRLQRKEVPPPAAPPEDTVLLREIRDSLRRPL is encoded by the coding sequence ATGGGAATGATGCAGGAATTCAAGAGTTTCGCCATGAAGGGCAACGTCGTCGACCTCGCGGTTGGCGTCATCATCGGCGCGGCCTTCGGCAAGATCGTCGACTCGCTGGTCAGCGACGTCATCATGCCGGTGGTGGGGCTGGTGTTCGGCAAGCTCGACTTCTCCAGCATGTTCGTGGTGCTGGGCCAGATCCCCGAGGGCGTGCCACGCGCCCTGGCCGACCTGAAGAAGGCCGGCGTGCCCGTGCTGGCCTATGGCAACTTCATTACCGTGGCAGTCAACTTCATCATCCTGGCTTTCGTGATCTTCATCATGATCAAGCAGATCAACCGCCTGCAGCGCAAGGAAGTGCCGCCGCCTGCCGCACCGCCGGAAGACACCGTGCTGCTGCGCGAGATCCGCGACAGCCTGCGCCGTCCACTCTGA
- the pdxA gene encoding 4-hydroxythreonine-4-phosphate dehydrogenase PdxA, whose protein sequence is MKPLAITAGDPAGIGPETIAMLYRDNSPELHGCFVVGDVAVLRRAAAVVCGAGPALPVAVLANVGEALQAPPRCIPVLPVVQARSAVAFGQISAEAGRQAAASVRWAAQAALRGEIAALATAPLHKEALHAAGEPFPGHTELLQAEAALHLGRSVAEVPVRMMLANDELRTVLVSIHMSLRDAIEAVTEQNVLQTLRIAHAALLRVLGRAPRLAVAGLNPHAGEGGLFGREELLHIAPAIAAAQAEGINARGPYAPDTVFMRARTGEFDAVIAMYHDQGLIPVKYLGVEQGVNVTLGLPLVRTSPDHGTAFDIAGTGQADPSSLLAAIRMARVLAA, encoded by the coding sequence ATGAAGCCGCTTGCGATCACTGCGGGCGACCCGGCCGGCATCGGGCCGGAAACCATCGCCATGCTCTACCGCGACAACTCGCCGGAGTTGCACGGCTGTTTTGTCGTAGGCGACGTGGCCGTGCTGCGCCGGGCCGCCGCCGTTGTTTGCGGCGCCGGCCCGGCGCTGCCGGTGGCGGTGCTGGCGAATGTGGGCGAGGCCTTGCAGGCGCCGCCGCGCTGCATCCCGGTGCTGCCGGTGGTGCAGGCGCGTAGTGCCGTGGCCTTTGGCCAAATCTCGGCCGAGGCCGGACGCCAGGCAGCGGCCAGCGTGCGCTGGGCTGCGCAGGCCGCCTTGCGCGGCGAGATCGCGGCCCTGGCCACGGCGCCGCTGCACAAGGAAGCCCTGCACGCGGCGGGCGAGCCCTTTCCCGGCCACACCGAACTGCTGCAGGCCGAGGCCGCGCTGCACCTGGGCCGCAGCGTGGCCGAGGTGCCGGTGCGCATGATGCTGGCCAACGACGAACTGCGTACCGTGCTGGTCAGCATCCATATGTCGCTGCGCGACGCGATCGAGGCGGTCACAGAGCAGAACGTGCTGCAGACACTGCGCATCGCCCATGCAGCGCTGCTGCGCGTGCTGGGCCGAGCGCCACGCCTGGCGGTAGCCGGTTTGAATCCGCATGCGGGGGAGGGCGGCCTGTTCGGCCGTGAGGAGTTGCTGCACATCGCCCCGGCCATCGCCGCCGCGCAGGCCGAGGGCATCAATGCGCGTGGCCCCTACGCACCAGACACGGTCTTCATGCGGGCCCGCACTGGTGAGTTCGACGCGGTCATTGCCATGTACCACGACCAGGGCTTGATCCCCGTCAAGTACCTGGGTGTGGAGCAGGGCGTGAACGTGACGCTGGGCCTGCCGCTGGTGCGCACCAGCCCGGACCATGGCACCGCCTTCGATATCGCCGGCACCGGCCAGGCCGACCCGTCGAGCTTGCTCGCCGCCATTCGCATGGCGCGCGTGCTGGCGGCCTGA
- a CDS encoding Nif3-like dinuclear metal center hexameric protein has protein sequence MDTSRTAAGAVDRSALLRRFDELLAPERFKDYGPNGLQVEGRARIGHIVSGVTASRALIEAAIDAGADALFVHHGLFWRGHDGRVTGWLKQRLALLLAHDISLFAYHLPLDAHPTLGNNAQLGARLGLVADAWFGEQSLGCVGTADFADAEALARHVERAVERPVVLVDPGRGPIRRVAWCTGGAQGYFEAAIAAGADAFITGEISEPQAHYARELGVAFIACGHHASERYGAPAVAAQVAQELGLRHSFIDIDNPA, from the coding sequence ATGGACACATCCCGCACCGCTGCCGGCGCGGTTGACCGCAGCGCGCTTCTGCGCCGCTTCGACGAACTGCTGGCACCCGAACGTTTCAAGGACTACGGCCCCAATGGCCTGCAGGTGGAGGGGCGAGCGCGCATCGGCCATATCGTGTCGGGCGTGACCGCCAGCCGGGCGCTGATCGAGGCCGCCATCGATGCGGGTGCCGACGCCCTGTTCGTCCACCACGGCCTGTTCTGGCGCGGCCACGACGGCCGCGTCACCGGCTGGCTCAAGCAGCGGCTGGCCTTGCTGCTGGCGCATGACATCAGCTTGTTTGCCTACCATTTGCCGCTGGATGCGCACCCCACGTTGGGCAACAACGCCCAGTTGGGCGCGCGGCTGGGCCTGGTGGCCGACGCCTGGTTTGGCGAGCAGTCGCTGGGCTGTGTCGGCACAGCCGACTTTGCCGACGCCGAAGCGCTGGCGCGCCACGTCGAGCGTGCGGTAGAGCGGCCGGTGGTGCTGGTCGATCCGGGCCGGGGCCCGATCCGCCGCGTGGCCTGGTGCACCGGCGGCGCCCAGGGCTACTTCGAGGCGGCCATCGCGGCCGGTGCCGACGCCTTCATCACCGGCGAGATCTCCGAGCCGCAGGCCCACTATGCGCGCGAGCTGGGCGTGGCCTTCATTGCCTGTGGCCACCATGCCAGCGAGCGTTACGGCGCGCCGGCCGTGGCGGCGCAGGTGGCCCAGGAGTTGGGGCTGCGCCACAGCTTCATCGATATCGACAACCCCGCATGA
- a CDS encoding trypsin-like peptidase domain-containing protein yields the protein MKRIWLLFSQTVTVLLAAYFVIAVLKPDWLGRPSFRGGVVSLLEAPATPQAPPEPGSLAAAAKKASPAVVSISTSTTPRNPRNNDPWFQFFFGDQANRPQTGLGSGVIVSPDGYILTNNHVVEGADQIEVMLNDGRHASAKVIGTDPDTDLAVLKIALDRLPVIVLGNSDQLLVGDKVLAIGNPFGVGQTVTSGIVSALGRNQLGINTFENFIQTDAAINPGNSGGALTDVNGNLLGINTAIYSRSGGSMGIGFAIPVSTAKQVLEGIVTDGQVRRGWIGVEPNELSPELAETFGVKAAQGVIITGVLQAAPAAHAGIRPGDVIVQVGDKAVGSVAEMMTAVAALKPGSAAPFTLLRGDEKLTVDVTPGTRPRSVTPRN from the coding sequence ATGAAACGTATCTGGCTGCTGTTTTCCCAGACCGTCACCGTCCTTCTGGCGGCGTACTTTGTCATTGCCGTGCTCAAGCCCGACTGGCTGGGCCGGCCCTCCTTCCGTGGCGGCGTGGTGTCGCTGCTGGAAGCCCCGGCCACGCCGCAGGCACCGCCGGAGCCCGGCAGCCTGGCGGCGGCCGCCAAGAAGGCGTCGCCAGCGGTGGTGAGCATCAGCACCAGCACCACGCCACGCAACCCGCGCAACAACGACCCCTGGTTCCAGTTCTTCTTTGGCGACCAGGCCAACCGCCCGCAGACCGGCCTGGGCAGCGGCGTGATCGTGAGCCCCGACGGCTACATCCTCACCAACAACCACGTGGTCGAAGGCGCTGACCAGATCGAGGTCATGCTCAACGACGGCCGACATGCCAGTGCCAAGGTCATTGGCACCGACCCGGACACCGACCTGGCCGTGCTCAAGATTGCGCTCGACCGGCTGCCGGTGATCGTGCTGGGCAACTCGGATCAATTGCTGGTGGGTGACAAGGTGCTGGCCATTGGCAACCCTTTTGGCGTCGGCCAGACCGTGACCAGCGGCATCGTCAGCGCGCTGGGGCGCAACCAGTTGGGCATCAACACCTTCGAGAACTTCATCCAGACCGATGCGGCGATCAACCCCGGCAACTCGGGCGGCGCGCTGACCGACGTCAACGGCAACCTGCTGGGCATCAACACCGCGATCTATTCGCGCTCGGGCGGCAGCATGGGTATTGGCTTTGCCATCCCCGTGTCCACCGCCAAGCAGGTGCTGGAGGGCATCGTCACCGACGGCCAGGTGCGGCGCGGCTGGATCGGCGTGGAGCCGAACGAGCTGTCACCGGAGCTGGCGGAAACCTTCGGTGTGAAGGCCGCGCAGGGCGTCATCATCACCGGCGTGCTGCAGGCCGCCCCCGCCGCGCATGCCGGCATACGGCCGGGCGACGTGATCGTGCAGGTCGGTGACAAGGCCGTGGGCAGCGTCGCCGAGATGATGACGGCGGTGGCCGCGCTCAAGCCCGGCAGCGCAGCGCCCTTCACGCTGCTGCGTGGGGACGAAAAACTCACAGTGGACGTGACTCCCGGCACGCGCCCGCGCAGCGTCACCCCACGGAACTGA